Proteins co-encoded in one Pseudomonas beijingensis genomic window:
- a CDS encoding molybdopterin molybdotransferase MoeA — protein sequence MSGRVCDSGVLMPVDEAIRHLLDQAPPPPPVQRVGLDQALARVLAADIVCPVNLPAWDNSAMDGYALRAADLPVDGGYLALAGRIAAGDGPGEPLQAGQVVRIFTGAPLPPGADTVVPQESCQVDGERVWLPSVNSGDHVRKEGEELRRGDRLLEAGTRLRAQELGLLAGAGVPQVDVYRPLQVGLLSSGNELREPGEPLALGQIYNSNRHSLAALLRGWGVEVHDFGVMPDQLSASRQALRLAAAECDVLITSGGVSVGEEDHLKQAIEALGSIDLWRLAIQPGKPLAFGDVAGKPWIGLPGNPSAALITALIVVRPFLFRAQGMDKVLPVPLQLPAGFDWLKRNRRRQYLRARLVADANGHLCVELHPQQSSAMLTAACWADGLAVVECEAQLHKHDKVLYLPFSDLMH from the coding sequence GTGAGCGGCCGGGTATGCGACAGCGGCGTGCTGATGCCGGTGGATGAAGCGATCCGGCATCTGCTCGACCAGGCACCGCCGCCACCGCCCGTGCAACGAGTCGGCCTTGATCAAGCCCTGGCGCGGGTGTTGGCCGCCGATATCGTGTGCCCGGTGAACCTGCCGGCCTGGGACAACAGCGCGATGGACGGCTATGCCCTGCGGGCCGCTGACCTGCCGGTTGATGGCGGCTACCTGGCGTTGGCCGGGCGCATCGCCGCCGGTGACGGGCCGGGCGAACCGTTGCAGGCCGGGCAGGTCGTGCGGATTTTTACCGGCGCGCCGCTGCCTCCGGGGGCCGACACGGTGGTGCCACAGGAAAGCTGCCAGGTCGACGGCGAGCGAGTCTGGCTGCCATCGGTCAACAGCGGTGACCATGTTCGCAAGGAAGGCGAAGAGCTGCGTCGAGGTGATCGGCTGCTCGAAGCGGGCACGCGTCTGCGCGCCCAGGAACTGGGTTTGCTCGCCGGTGCCGGCGTCCCTCAGGTGGACGTCTATCGCCCCTTGCAAGTGGGCTTGCTCAGCAGCGGCAATGAGCTGCGCGAACCGGGCGAGCCACTGGCGCTAGGGCAGATCTACAACAGCAATCGCCATAGCCTCGCCGCGCTGTTGCGTGGCTGGGGTGTTGAGGTGCATGACTTCGGGGTCATGCCCGACCAGTTATCGGCCAGTCGACAAGCGTTGCGCCTGGCCGCGGCCGAATGTGATGTGCTGATCACATCGGGCGGTGTCTCGGTGGGCGAAGAGGACCACCTCAAGCAAGCCATCGAAGCCCTGGGCAGCATCGACCTCTGGCGCCTGGCGATCCAGCCGGGCAAGCCCCTGGCCTTTGGCGATGTGGCGGGAAAACCTTGGATCGGGCTGCCGGGTAATCCGTCGGCGGCGTTGATTACGGCGCTGATCGTCGTGCGGCCGTTCCTGTTCCGGGCCCAGGGTATGGACAAGGTCCTGCCGGTGCCGTTGCAACTCCCGGCCGGGTTCGACTGGCTCAAGCGCAACCGACGTCGACAGTACCTGCGCGCCAGATTGGTTGCGGATGCCAACGGTCACCTGTGCGTGGAGCTGCACCCGCAGCAAAGTTCGGCAATGCTGACGGCCGCGTGCTGGGCCGATGGGCTGGCGGTGGTGGAGTGTGAGGCGCAACTGCACAAGCACGACAAGGTGCTGTACCTGCCATTCTCCGACCTGATGCATTGA
- the ubiU gene encoding ubiquinone anaerobic biosynthesis protein UbiU, with protein sequence MQLVCPAGNLPALKAAVRQGADAVYVGFRDDTNARHFAGLNMDDKQFDAAVAHIRQHQRKLYVAVNTYPQPKGWERWQRAVDRAADFGVDALIAADPGVLSYASQRHPKLALHLSVQGSATHAAALAFYAQRYDIRRAVLPRVLSLAQVRQVAAGSPVPIEVFGFGSLCIMAEGRCHLSSYITGESPNLCGVCSPAKAVRWSEDAQGLSARLSEVLIDRYTPEEPAGYPTLCKGRFLVGGKRFHALEEPTSLDTLDLLPELTAIGVEAVKIEGRQRSPAYVEQVTRVWRAALDAHQAAPQRFRVREEWRQVLAGLSEGSQTTLGAYHRSWQ encoded by the coding sequence ATGCAACTGGTTTGCCCGGCAGGGAATCTGCCTGCCCTCAAAGCGGCGGTGCGCCAAGGCGCCGATGCCGTCTATGTCGGCTTTCGCGATGACACCAATGCCCGGCATTTCGCCGGGCTGAACATGGACGACAAACAGTTCGACGCGGCTGTCGCGCATATCCGCCAGCACCAACGCAAGCTGTACGTGGCGGTCAATACTTATCCGCAACCCAAGGGCTGGGAGCGCTGGCAACGGGCCGTGGACCGTGCCGCCGATTTCGGCGTGGACGCCCTGATCGCCGCCGACCCCGGCGTGCTCAGCTACGCCAGCCAGCGCCATCCGAAACTGGCGCTGCACCTGTCGGTACAAGGCTCGGCGACCCACGCCGCGGCCCTGGCTTTTTACGCCCAGCGCTATGACATCCGTCGCGCTGTGCTGCCGCGGGTGCTGTCTTTGGCCCAGGTGCGGCAGGTGGCGGCGGGCAGCCCGGTGCCGATCGAAGTCTTCGGCTTCGGCAGCCTGTGCATCATGGCCGAGGGCCGTTGCCACTTGTCTTCCTACATTACCGGCGAGTCGCCGAACCTGTGCGGCGTCTGCTCGCCCGCCAAGGCCGTGCGCTGGAGCGAGGACGCCCAAGGCCTCAGTGCACGCCTGAGCGAGGTGCTGATCGACCGCTACACCCCCGAAGAGCCGGCCGGTTATCCGACCCTGTGCAAAGGCCGCTTCCTGGTGGGCGGCAAGCGCTTCCATGCGCTGGAAGAACCCACCAGCCTCGACACCCTCGACCTGCTGCCGGAACTGACGGCCATCGGCGTCGAAGCGGTGAAGATCGAAGGCCGCCAACGCAGCCCGGCCTACGTTGAACAAGTGACCCGGGTCTGGCGCGCCGCGCTGGACGCCCATCAGGCCGCGCCGCAACGGTTCCGGGTGCGGGAAGAATGGCGCCAGGTGCTGGCCGGTTTGTCCGAAGGCAGCCAGACCACCCTGGGTGCCTACCATCGATCATGGCAATGA
- a CDS encoding U32 family peptidase produces the protein MKLSLGPVLFYWDKAQLGNFYAEMSALPLDVIYLGETVCSKRRAFSLDQWLGLARELQACSQAQIVLSSLTLIEAASELSSLRRLCDNGQLLVEANDMGAVQFLAERRLPFVGGPALNLYNGHALGQLLDSGMIRWVPPVECSAALIGDVLEQVREMGRKVPEVEIFSYGHLPLAYSARCFTARAENRPKDDCQFCCINYPDGLALSSQEGQQLFTLNGIQTMSGEVTNLLADYNALLACGADVLRLSPRAQGMTEVVTAFDKVRQGEAPPLFVEGCNGYWHGHAGMLKVEEVGLC, from the coding sequence ATGAAACTCAGCCTGGGACCAGTCCTGTTTTACTGGGACAAAGCGCAACTGGGGAATTTCTACGCCGAGATGTCGGCCTTGCCGCTGGACGTGATTTACCTGGGAGAAACCGTGTGCTCGAAACGCCGGGCGTTCTCCCTGGATCAGTGGTTGGGGTTGGCGCGCGAGCTGCAAGCGTGCAGCCAGGCACAGATTGTGTTGTCGAGTCTGACGCTGATCGAAGCGGCCTCGGAGCTGTCTTCGCTGCGACGCCTGTGTGACAACGGCCAATTGTTGGTGGAAGCCAACGACATGGGTGCGGTGCAGTTCCTCGCCGAACGCAGGCTGCCCTTTGTCGGCGGCCCGGCGTTGAACCTGTACAACGGTCATGCCTTGGGGCAATTGCTCGACAGCGGCATGATCCGCTGGGTGCCACCGGTGGAATGTTCGGCGGCGTTGATCGGTGATGTGCTGGAGCAGGTTCGGGAGATGGGCCGCAAGGTGCCCGAAGTGGAGATTTTTTCCTATGGTCATCTGCCCTTGGCGTACTCGGCGCGCTGCTTTACCGCCCGAGCCGAAAACCGACCCAAGGACGACTGCCAGTTCTGTTGCATCAACTACCCCGACGGCCTGGCGTTGAGCAGTCAGGAAGGCCAACAGTTGTTCACCCTCAACGGCATCCAGACGATGTCCGGCGAGGTGACGAATCTGCTGGCCGATTACAACGCGCTGCTGGCTTGCGGCGCCGACGTACTGCGCCTGAGCCCGCGGGCTCAGGGCATGACCGAGGTGGTCACGGCCTTCGACAAGGTGCGCCAGGGCGAGGCACCACCGCTGTTCGTGGAGGGTTGCAATGGTTACTGGCACGGTCATGCCGGCATGTTGAAGGTAGAGGAGGTGGGCCTGTGTTGA
- the ubiT gene encoding ubiquinone anaerobic biosynthesis accessory factor UbiT, giving the protein MLSPKKWLLKGADRLLPLVGKVPFVVQRLTLQQALNRCLAEPLRDGGFEVLRGRWLCLRVPDLKLCWYLTLARDGLRIVEHAEAQVTISGNWREFLLLASRQEDPDTLFFRRRLVIEGDTELGLALKNLIDSLDPEVLPPWLWRNLERAGKGLATV; this is encoded by the coding sequence GTGTTGAGTCCGAAGAAGTGGCTGCTCAAAGGTGCCGACCGTTTGCTGCCGCTGGTGGGCAAGGTGCCGTTCGTGGTGCAGCGGCTGACGTTGCAGCAGGCGCTCAATCGCTGCCTGGCCGAGCCGTTGCGCGATGGCGGGTTCGAGGTGCTGCGTGGGCGTTGGTTGTGCCTGCGCGTGCCTGACCTGAAGTTGTGCTGGTACCTGACCCTGGCGCGGGATGGGTTGCGCATCGTCGAGCACGCCGAGGCTCAGGTCACCATCAGCGGTAACTGGCGTGAGTTTCTGTTGTTGGCCAGCCGTCAGGAAGACCCGGATACGTTGTTTTTTCGTCGGCGGTTGGTGATTGAGGGGGATACTGAGTTGGGGTTGGCGTTGAAGAATTTGATCGACAGTCTTGATCCGGAGGTATTGCCGCCGTGGCTTTGGCGCAATCTGGAGCGGGCGGGCAAGGGGTTGGCGACGGTCTGA
- a CDS encoding putative zinc-binding protein produces MKAPSVLPLVYSCSGCSNVAQLANTVALRLDRAGLAEMSCIVGVGGGVPPLVDKARSGRRIIALDGCPLQCVQACLRQHDLVADVHVILNQLGLRKRFGVDCGERDMALVFSRVVALVDVG; encoded by the coding sequence ATGAAAGCCCCGAGTGTGTTGCCTCTGGTGTATTCGTGTTCCGGTTGTTCCAATGTGGCGCAACTGGCCAATACCGTTGCGTTGCGGCTGGATCGTGCGGGCCTGGCTGAGATGTCTTGCATTGTCGGGGTGGGTGGGGGTGTGCCGCCGCTGGTTGACAAGGCGCGGTCGGGGCGGCGGATCATTGCGTTGGATGGGTGTCCGTTGCAGTGTGTCCAGGCGTGTTTGCGGCAGCATGATTTGGTGGCGGATGTGCATGTGATTCTGAACCAGCTGGGTTTGCGCAAGCGGTTTGGGGTGGATTGCGGTGAGCGCGATATGGCGTTGGTGTTTTCGCGGGTGGTTGCGTTGGTTGATGTGGGTTAG
- a CDS encoding Crp/Fnr family transcriptional regulator gives MLTHPSIVLLLRRHHLFSQLPEREFEDVCNLAVLKRLGCNSTLMHQGDPAKRFFLLVSGQIKLFRVTGEGQENLVEIIQPGQTFAEALLFSQARCYPVSASAIKDSVLVSIEGTHYRKALEDQPKVCLAILASMSIHLHQRLKDIDNLTLASASRRVINFLLQERDPRDGQVVLQVSKRLVASKLGIQPETFSRILHRLVDGGLIAMERRQIRILSEDGLEGYQQ, from the coding sequence ATGCTGACCCACCCTTCCATCGTTTTACTGTTGCGCCGTCATCACCTGTTCAGCCAATTGCCGGAGCGGGAATTTGAAGACGTCTGCAACCTGGCCGTCCTCAAGCGCCTGGGTTGCAATAGCACGCTCATGCACCAAGGCGATCCGGCCAAGCGGTTTTTCTTGCTGGTCAGTGGCCAGATCAAACTGTTCCGGGTCACCGGCGAGGGCCAGGAGAACCTGGTGGAAATCATCCAGCCCGGCCAGACCTTCGCCGAGGCCCTGCTGTTCAGCCAGGCCCGTTGCTACCCGGTCAGTGCGTCGGCGATCAAGGACAGTGTGCTAGTGAGTATCGAGGGCACGCATTATCGCAAGGCGCTGGAGGACCAGCCTAAGGTCTGCCTGGCGATCCTGGCGAGCATGAGCATTCATCTGCATCAGCGGCTCAAGGATATCGATAACTTGACCTTGGCCAGTGCCAGTCGGCGGGTGATCAATTTCCTGTTGCAGGAGCGGGATCCGCGGGATGGTCAGGTGGTGTTGCAGGTGTCCAAGCGTCTGGTGGCTTCCAAGCTGGGGATTCAGCCGGAGACGTTTTCGCGGATTCTTCATCGGTTGGTGGATGGGGGGTTGATTGCCATGGAGCGGCGGCAGATTCGTATCTTGTCCGAGGATGGGTTGGAGGGGTATCAGCAGTAG
- the narL gene encoding two-component system response regulator NarL yields the protein MNAPLRHTLLLVDDHPMMRRGIRQMLELEDDLQIVGEASHGEEALTLIEPLKPDLVLLDNNMPQMNGIETLRRLRAMHYTGKVLLFTVSDAEDDIRDALRLDANGYLLKDMEPELLIQYIRDALNGALVISPGLTRVMAQALRSPPRQADVELTERERQVLKTIAGGYSNKVIGHKLGITEGTVKVHVKNLLHKLGLRSRVEAAVWAMEHLRGAG from the coding sequence ATGAACGCCCCCCTGCGCCACACCCTGCTACTGGTCGACGATCACCCGATGATGCGTCGCGGGATCCGCCAGATGCTTGAGCTCGAAGACGATTTGCAGATCGTTGGCGAAGCCAGCCACGGCGAAGAAGCCCTGACCCTGATCGAACCGCTCAAGCCCGACCTGGTGTTGCTGGACAACAACATGCCGCAGATGAACGGCATCGAGACCCTGCGCCGCCTGCGCGCCATGCACTACACCGGCAAGGTGCTGCTGTTCACCGTGTCCGATGCCGAGGACGACATTCGCGACGCCCTGCGCCTGGACGCCAACGGTTACCTGCTCAAGGACATGGAGCCGGAGCTGCTGATCCAGTACATCCGCGACGCCCTCAACGGCGCCCTGGTGATCAGCCCCGGCCTGACCCGCGTCATGGCCCAGGCCCTGCGCTCGCCACCGCGCCAGGCCGATGTGGAACTGACCGAGCGTGAACGCCAGGTGCTCAAGACCATCGCTGGCGGCTACAGCAACAAGGTCATCGGCCACAAGCTGGGCATCACCGAAGGCACGGTCAAGGTGCATGTGAAGAACCTGCTGCACAAGCTCGGCTTGCGTTCACGGGTCGAGGCGGCGGTGTGGGCGATGGAGCATTTGCGCGGGGCGGGCTAG
- a CDS encoding HAMP domain-containing protein, whose protein sequence is MMGWLRSSLPARAGLAVILIAILALASSLSAGLIAWFSQGDAAAINTAGSVRMETYHLSWKLAAGANDDLPAIIDSLQQRLDSPALRAVLEDGPETSLHKSYRDLMQRWNQTLRPAIERGDSTFFQSSAPSFVEQLDQFVTLLQRQSEHKQGWQQTIQGMALFSTMIILLIGLYELQYGVVTPLQELVDATQRFRRGEFQVRVNHQSEDELGQLATSFNTMAETIEQSHRTLENQVQQKTLNLQQANAALELLYQSSRSLATRQANAEGLDELIRRFQQRLPGLRLTLCLQGQLQAPARHLLALHGAASRQVCASSDCASCHRQNAARPQAFSISNQGTELGELKAHFVDGHAAQPWETALIQALANLIGTSLSLKRQREQDHRLLLLDERTIIARELHDSLAQALSYMKLQVSRMQTLMRRGEPVQTLETVTGELREGLNNAYRQLRELLTTFRLQIHDDGLVEELKDTAEEFSNRGDFQVHLFIDTLAFELSASEQIHILQITREALSNCLRHAHAQNAWLELRQEGETVRLSIEDDGRGFSGEVDQREHHGLNIMNERARSLHGQLQIHSRTPQGTRIQVHFQPEFLGQPTEGLAT, encoded by the coding sequence ATGATGGGTTGGCTGCGCAGCTCCCTACCCGCTCGCGCCGGGCTGGCGGTGATCCTGATCGCCATCCTGGCCCTGGCCAGTTCCTTGAGCGCCGGTTTGATCGCCTGGTTCAGCCAGGGCGACGCCGCCGCCATCAACACCGCCGGCTCCGTGCGCATGGAGACCTACCACCTGAGCTGGAAACTGGCGGCGGGAGCCAACGACGACCTCCCGGCGATCATCGACAGCCTGCAACAACGCCTCGACAGCCCCGCCCTGCGCGCCGTGCTGGAAGACGGGCCGGAAACCTCCCTGCACAAGAGCTATCGCGACCTCATGCAGCGCTGGAACCAGACCTTGCGTCCGGCCATCGAGCGCGGCGATTCGACGTTTTTCCAAAGCAGCGCCCCTTCTTTCGTTGAGCAACTGGACCAGTTCGTCACCCTGCTGCAACGCCAGAGCGAACACAAACAAGGCTGGCAACAGACGATCCAGGGCATGGCGCTGTTCAGCACCATGATCATCCTGCTGATCGGCCTGTATGAACTGCAGTACGGCGTGGTCACGCCCTTGCAGGAACTGGTGGACGCCACCCAGCGCTTTCGTCGTGGCGAATTCCAGGTGCGGGTCAACCATCAGTCCGAGGATGAGCTGGGCCAGTTGGCGACCAGTTTCAACACCATGGCCGAGACCATCGAGCAATCCCACCGCACCTTGGAAAACCAGGTCCAGCAAAAGACCCTGAACCTGCAACAGGCCAACGCCGCCCTCGAACTGCTGTACCAGAGCAGTCGCAGCCTGGCGACACGCCAAGCCAATGCCGAAGGCCTGGATGAGCTGATCCGGCGCTTCCAGCAGCGCTTGCCGGGGTTGCGCCTGACGCTGTGCCTGCAAGGGCAATTGCAGGCCCCGGCCAGGCACCTGCTGGCCCTGCATGGCGCCGCCAGCCGCCAGGTCTGCGCCAGCAGCGATTGCGCCAGTTGCCACCGGCAGAACGCCGCCCGCCCGCAGGCCTTCAGCATCAGCAACCAGGGCACCGAACTGGGTGAGCTCAAGGCACATTTCGTCGATGGCCACGCGGCGCAACCCTGGGAAACCGCGTTGATCCAAGCCCTGGCCAACCTGATCGGCACGTCGCTGTCCCTCAAGCGCCAACGCGAACAGGACCATCGCCTGCTGCTGCTCGATGAACGCACGATCATTGCCCGCGAGCTGCACGACTCCCTGGCCCAGGCCTTGTCGTACATGAAGCTGCAAGTCAGCCGCATGCAGACCCTGATGCGTCGGGGCGAGCCGGTGCAGACCCTGGAGACCGTCACCGGTGAACTGCGTGAAGGGCTCAACAATGCTTATCGCCAGTTGCGCGAGTTGCTGACCACCTTCCGCTTGCAGATCCACGATGACGGCCTGGTGGAGGAACTCAAGGACACCGCCGAGGAGTTCTCCAACCGAGGGGATTTCCAGGTGCACCTGTTCATCGACACCCTGGCCTTCGAGCTGTCAGCCAGCGAGCAGATCCACATCCTGCAGATCACCCGCGAGGCCCTGTCCAACTGCCTGCGCCACGCCCATGCACAAAACGCCTGGCTCGAACTGCGCCAGGAAGGCGAGACCGTACGGCTGTCGATCGAAGACGATGGCCGGGGCTTCAGTGGCGAGGTCGACCAGCGCGAACACCATGGCCTGAACATCATGAACGAGCGGGCCCGCAGCCTGCACGGTCAACTGCAGATTCACTCCCGTACACCCCAGGGCACCCGTATCCAGGTGCATTTCCAACCGGAATTCCTGGGCCAACCCACCGAAGGCCTCGCAACATGA
- a CDS encoding MFS transporter yields MRAQVQQGLVLGMSTLAFTVCFMVWMMFAVLGVPIKELLALNETQFGLLAATPVLTGSLVRLPLGLLTDRFGGRIVFFLLMLACVLPLYLITLATAFWQFLVLGLFVGLAGGSFSVGIAYVAKWFDKQNQGFAMGVFGAGNAGAAVTKFLAPALIAFGSWHLVPKVFSAILFITALLFWFLTSEKKEHSGTGGATLREQLKTLKEPAVWRYCQYYSIVFGGYVALALWMTKYYVQEYGFSLQSAALLAACFSLPGGVLRAVGGWMSDRWGAQSVTWWVLWVSWICLFLLSYPQTQLQVQTVNGIVDFHIGLNATLFTVLLFVMGIAFAFGKASVFKYIANDYPKNMGAVSGIVGLAGGLGGFVLPIMFGALVDLTGVRSSCFMLMYGVVWVSLTWMYFSEMRKRPLLGKQPPASQSPFSSIAQGEEHVRSANA; encoded by the coding sequence ATGCGAGCACAAGTGCAACAAGGGCTGGTACTCGGGATGAGTACCCTGGCCTTCACCGTGTGCTTCATGGTCTGGATGATGTTTGCCGTGCTGGGCGTTCCGATCAAGGAACTGCTGGCCCTCAACGAAACCCAGTTCGGCCTGCTGGCCGCCACGCCGGTATTGACCGGCTCGCTGGTGCGTCTGCCCCTGGGCCTTCTGACCGACCGCTTTGGCGGACGGATCGTGTTCTTCCTGCTGATGCTCGCCTGCGTATTGCCGCTGTACCTGATCACCCTCGCCACGGCCTTCTGGCAATTCCTGGTGCTGGGGCTGTTCGTCGGCCTGGCCGGTGGTTCGTTCTCGGTGGGCATTGCCTACGTCGCCAAATGGTTCGATAAGCAGAACCAGGGTTTTGCCATGGGCGTCTTCGGCGCTGGCAACGCGGGGGCGGCGGTGACCAAGTTCCTCGCTCCGGCCCTGATCGCATTCGGCTCCTGGCACCTGGTGCCGAAGGTGTTCAGCGCCATCCTGTTCATCACCGCGCTGCTGTTCTGGTTTCTCACCAGCGAGAAAAAGGAACACAGCGGCACCGGCGGTGCCACGTTGCGCGAGCAATTGAAAACCCTGAAAGAGCCGGCCGTGTGGCGTTACTGCCAGTACTACTCGATCGTGTTCGGCGGCTACGTGGCCCTGGCCTTGTGGATGACCAAGTACTACGTGCAGGAATACGGCTTCAGCCTGCAAAGCGCGGCGCTGCTGGCGGCGTGTTTCTCCTTGCCCGGTGGCGTGCTGCGGGCCGTCGGTGGCTGGATGTCCGACCGTTGGGGCGCCCAGAGCGTGACCTGGTGGGTGTTGTGGGTCAGCTGGATCTGCCTGTTCCTGCTGTCCTATCCCCAGACCCAGCTGCAAGTGCAGACCGTCAACGGCATCGTCGATTTCCACATCGGCCTCAACGCCACGCTGTTCACCGTGCTGCTGTTCGTGATGGGTATCGCCTTCGCGTTCGGCAAGGCCTCGGTTTTCAAGTACATCGCCAACGACTACCCGAAAAACATGGGCGCGGTGTCCGGCATCGTCGGTCTGGCCGGCGGCCTGGGCGGGTTCGTGCTGCCCATCATGTTCGGCGCCCTGGTGGACCTCACCGGTGTGCGCTCGTCCTGCTTCATGTTGATGTACGGCGTGGTCTGGGTCTCCCTGACCTGGATGTACTTCAGCGAAATGCGCAAGCGCCCGCTGCTGGGTAAACAGCCGCCGGCCAGCCAATCCCCGTTTTCCAGCATTGCCCAAGGAGAAGAACATGTCCGTTCTGCAAACGCCTGA
- a CDS encoding NarK family nitrate/nitrite MFS transporter produces MSVLQTPEKGPVIHDWRPEDPAFWGKSGKLTARRNLWISIPALLLAFAVWMVWSTVIVRLNAIGFSFTTDQLFWLAALPGLSGATLRIFYSFMVPIFGGRRWTALSTASLLAPALWMGFAVQDPSTPYSVFVLIALLCGFGGGNFASSMSNISFFYPKSQQGTALGLNAGLGNLGVSVMQFSVPLVISFGVFGFMGGQPQVLADGSSLWLQNAGFIWVPFILAVTLIAWFGMNDLSSARASFSEQAVIFKRKHNWLMCWLYLATFGSFIGFSAAFPLLIKTSFPEVIALKFAFLGPLVGALVRPLGGWLADKLGGAKVTLWNFVLMIVMVFGVLHFLPKGGEGGSFYGFLGMFMLLFITTGVGNGSTFRMIPVIFRTLHEKAALGKKPEVREQALKNAGKESAAVLGFSSAMGAFGAFFIPKSFGTSMALTGGPEMAFYMFVGFYLSCIVVTWWWYARKGAATPC; encoded by the coding sequence ATGTCCGTTCTGCAAACGCCTGAAAAGGGCCCGGTCATTCATGACTGGCGCCCGGAAGACCCCGCGTTCTGGGGCAAGAGCGGCAAACTGACCGCCCGACGCAACCTGTGGATCTCGATCCCGGCGCTGCTCTTGGCCTTCGCGGTGTGGATGGTCTGGAGCACGGTGATCGTGCGCCTGAACGCCATCGGCTTCAGTTTCACCACTGACCAACTGTTCTGGCTGGCGGCGTTGCCGGGGTTGTCCGGCGCGACCTTGCGCATCTTCTATTCGTTCATGGTGCCGATCTTCGGTGGCCGCCGTTGGACCGCCCTGAGCACCGCGTCATTGCTGGCGCCAGCGCTGTGGATGGGCTTCGCGGTGCAGGATCCAAGCACGCCCTACAGCGTGTTCGTGCTGATCGCGCTGCTCTGCGGCTTTGGTGGTGGCAACTTCGCCTCGAGCATGTCCAACATCAGCTTCTTCTACCCCAAATCCCAGCAGGGCACTGCCCTGGGCCTGAACGCCGGCTTGGGCAACCTGGGCGTGTCGGTGATGCAGTTCAGCGTGCCTTTGGTGATTTCCTTCGGTGTGTTCGGTTTCATGGGCGGCCAACCCCAAGTGCTGGCCGATGGCAGCTCGCTGTGGTTGCAGAACGCCGGGTTCATCTGGGTGCCGTTCATCCTCGCCGTGACCCTGATTGCCTGGTTCGGCATGAACGACCTGTCCAGTGCCCGGGCGTCGTTCAGCGAACAGGCGGTGATCTTCAAGCGCAAGCACAACTGGCTGATGTGCTGGCTGTACCTGGCGACCTTCGGCTCGTTCATCGGTTTCTCCGCCGCGTTCCCGCTGCTGATCAAAACCTCGTTCCCAGAAGTCATCGCCCTGAAATTCGCTTTCCTCGGCCCGCTGGTGGGCGCGCTGGTACGGCCGCTGGGCGGCTGGCTGGCGGACAAGCTCGGCGGCGCGAAAGTCACCTTGTGGAACTTCGTGCTGATGATCGTGATGGTGTTCGGTGTCCTGCACTTTCTGCCTAAGGGCGGCGAGGGCGGCAGCTTCTACGGTTTCCTGGGCATGTTCATGTTGCTGTTCATCACCACTGGCGTGGGCAACGGTTCGACCTTCCGCATGATCCCGGTGATCTTCCGCACCCTGCATGAAAAAGCCGCCCTGGGCAAAAAGCCCGAGGTGCGCGAGCAAGCGCTCAAGAACGCCGGCAAGGAATCGGCCGCGGTGCTGGGTTTCAGCTCGGCCATGGGCGCCTTCGGGGCGTTCTTCATTCCCAAATCATTTGGCACTTCGATGGCCCTGACCGGCGGCCCGGAGATGGCCTTCTACATGTTCGTCGGCTTCTACCTGAGCTGCATCGTGGTGACCTGGTGGTGGTACGCCCGCAAAGGCGCGGCGACACCCTGCTAA